The Phaeocystidibacter marisrubri DNA segment CAGCTCCGCTTGTACAAGAAGTTAAGCGAGCTCTATTTTGAAAATGAACTCTTCAGCGAAGCACTAAAAATGGTGAATCTCGCTCTAGATTTCCAAAAAGGAGAATTGAAAACTCATCCCATTTTTATCGATTTCTACCTCTTGGCTGGTAAAATTGAACTGATCAGTCGGAATCTAGATGCCGTTATCTCCAATGCCGACAAAGCCATTGAACTATCAATTGCCACGAAACAACCCTCTCTTCATGCGGCAGGGTTAGCACTAAAGGGAGAAGCTTTTGAAAAGACAGGTGATGCGGAAAAGTCGCTTCAACTTCAAAACAAAAGTTTGGCGATCTATTTGGAGCTCAATGACACCCTCGGCATAGCCACCGTTTATAGTCATTTGGGAAGTGTTTATGAAGACCTCAGAGAGGAGGAATCAGCCTTGAAGTACTTCCTTAAATCGTATGAACTCATTGCCCACACTGAAAACGAATTGGTTCCCAACGTTCTCAACAACCTAGGGGATGGATATGGACGTACCAAGCAGTATGCAGAATCCATTGCCCATTATCAGGCGGCCCTCCAAGTGGCCGAACAAACCCACAATTTGCGCGAACTCAATGCGTCTCACGAAGACATTTCTGAGATACTCTACGAAAGTGGAGATTATGAAGGCGCATATAAACACTTGGAACTTGCCTATTTGCTAGAAGGTCAAATCAATGAACTACAGAACAGGCGACAAATCAACGTCCTGAACGCAGTTCACGACACCAAAGAGCGGGATAGCCAGATTAAACTCCTCCAAAAGAAAGACGACCTCAACTCCATTCGTCAACGTACGCTTTTGATCTCCATTGGAGCTCTCATTCTCCTCGTTGTCCTGTATTTCCTATATCTCAAAAAGCAGCAACGCACTCAGATAGAATTGCGGGAATACCGAGAAAAATTGCTGAGCTCAGAGATAGAAAAACAGAAAATTGAAGAGTCAAACTTGCGACTCAACATCCGAAGTAAAACGAAGGCCCTATCGAGCTATAGTCTGCACCTTTCCCAAAAGAACAACCTGCTGTCCGACATTTCTCACACCCTCACAGAACTGATGCGCAAACTGAGTGTTGAAAATCGGCCACACATAAAAACGCTCATCAAGAAAATAGACCACAACATTAAAAGCGACAGTGAATGGGATGATTTCAAAGTCTATTTTGAGCAGATTCATCCTGAATTCATCCAAAACTTAGGAAAAGTGGCTAGTCAACCCCTCACTCCGGCAGACATCCGCATTGCCATGCTCATCCGACTCAATCTTACATCCAAAGAAATCGCTTCCATTCTTCGTGTTTCGCCTGATAGCGTGCGTGTATCTCGCCATCGCCTTCGCAAAAAGCTAGCGATTGATCACGAAAGCAGCTTGGTTGGCTTCTTAGCAGAAATTTGAAAGCCTCACCTCGTTCCCAGAATTCCAGATTACCAATTCCGAGGACTCGTACTTAGTACCCGTACCTCGTACCGCTCTAAACTTTCCACTCTCCCTCTTGTTACTTCCTCTTTGGCCCCTTCAACAATCAACATGAAGTCAACACTATTGGCAGGACTAAGCGTTGCAATTGCGACCCTGCCTTCTTGCAGCTCAACGGAAACCACAACGGCACAAGTTGCTCCGGAAACGGAAAAAACTCAAGCTCAAGCATTGGATGAGCGAAAGGCTAATTTTGCCCAAAGTGCTGATGAACGAACGCAAGAAATCTACAGAGAAGGTTTAACACAAGTCAGTGAAAGTGGTATTTTGGAAAAAGCCTTGAACGTAGGCGATACCGCTCCAAACTTCACCTTACAAAATGCACTAGGTGGAGAAACCAGCTTGGCAGAAAACCTAGAAAATGGCCCTGTAGTCCTAGTTTGGTACAGAGGCGGATGGTGTCCTTATTGCAACATCAACCTACACTATTTACAGGAAGAGCTTCCCAATTTCAAAGCGGAAGGCGCAAGTTTAATCGCCATCTCTCCTGAACTCCCAGATCAATCCATTTCTACTGCAGAAAAACACGAATTGGAGTTCGAAGTACTAAGCGACATCGGAAATCGTGTAGCCAAGCAATACCACGTTGTCTTCAAATTGACTGATGAAGTTGCCGAGATCTACAACAACAAATTTGGGCTAAATGAGCACAATGGCGACACTTCAAACGAACTCCCATTGGCCGCAACCTACATCATCAACACCAATGGCGTTATTGAATACGCCTTCCTGGATATTGATTACCGAAACCGCGCAGAACCTTCTGAAATCACGGAGTTCTTGAGGGGGATGTAGGGGCAAACGTTTTAGGGGTTTCAGGGGTTATCTAGTAGTGTAGTAAGCTAGCAAAGGGGTTCAAGGCAATCGGGACTCTTCGTGCTTGTCTGCCTAGACGGTTCAGGGAATTGGTTAACTAAAGTCTATCCGGTCAAATAGCCTCTCAATACACAGAAAAGTTCAATACCGTCAATTATCTTGAATGGGAACCAACCAGCAAATTCTCCCAAAACCAAGTCAACAGGTATAAACACGCCTCAACTAGAGGTGCACTTCCAAAACTCAAAATCAACTCTAGTAACCTGACCTGAGTTGATCCTCACCGATGAAGTTGGATCAAATACGAATGGTGAGGTGGGAAAAACCATGTACTCTCCTTCCTCTATTGATGCGGACAATATTCCGCCTACGACCCTAACCTTTGTAGATGCTCTGATAATGAAAAGTACTTCATGATATTATCAGATTCTTCATGAAGATAACGAATGACTACCTTAAAGGATGGTACGAAACGAATACTCAATACACCCCGCCAACCTTTCTCGCATTCCACTCTGGACGGCCATCCATCTTTGGAAGAGATTCTGGTGCAGTTCCGTTTTCGGGCAAATCCGTTAGCGCTTCCATAAACTCAATAATGTCCGCCAACTCAGCGTCGTTCAAACTCAAACTATCAAATGGCAGTGTTTGGTTCGGAACTTCAAAGCCCTTGCCGGCACCACCTCCATTGTTATAGAACTCCATCACTTGATCTAGGGAAGTAAATACTCCGTTGTGCATGTATGGCGCCGTTAGTTTGATATTGCGTACCGTTAGCGTTTTAAAGCTATTATTGTAAATCTCTGAGCGCTCTTTCATGATTCCTTCTGAGCGACCCATATCAGGGTCCATTGCTGAATACATCGTATCAACAGGTACTCCCAGCACTTCCGTTTCTATATCTTGGAACAATGGAGGAACCAATCCGGCAAAGGTTGGAGCAAAGTGACAGGTGCCACATGCCGCCTTCCCCATAAACAGATTGTACCCGCGCTTCACACCTTCAGAAACCTCCGCTTCACCGCGTAACCAGCGATCTACAGGCGAATCAAAAGCCGAGAGCGAAACCACAAAAGACGCGATGGCGGTTTCCACATTGCGCTTGTTAATTTGCGCTCCTTCTCCGTAGGCATTCTCAAACAACTCGCGGTACTCTTTACTGTCGCTCAACCGCTCAACAATAGCAGAATAAGTCATGTTGAATTCCTTCGGATTGAAGATCACATGATCAAATTGCGTCTCCAAGCGCTCTGTGCGCAAATCGTAAAAGAAGCGAGGAGAGAGAGCGGCATTGACTAAAGTTGGAGCATTTCGTTCAACCGTCCCATCAAAATGGAGTGAAATACTCTTTGGAAGTCCATCGGTAAACGCCAATTCTGGTCGGTGACAACTCGCACAACTACGCTGCACATTTTGGGATAAGATAGGATCAAAAAACAATTGCTTACCCAATGCAATCTTCTCGGGAGAGTACTCACCTTCTCGCATTTGGGTAAAGAAAAATGGATTGATCAAATCCGCCGAAAAGATGTGCTTGCTTCGGGTATTAACCGATTCAACACCTGCACTCGTTTCATCTGAAAACTCAAT contains these protein-coding regions:
- a CDS encoding peroxiredoxin-like family protein, with the protein product MKSTLLAGLSVAIATLPSCSSTETTTAQVAPETEKTQAQALDERKANFAQSADERTQEIYREGLTQVSESGILEKALNVGDTAPNFTLQNALGGETSLAENLENGPVVLVWYRGGWCPYCNINLHYLQEELPNFKAEGASLIAISPELPDQSISTAEKHELEFEVLSDIGNRVAKQYHVVFKLTDEVAEIYNNKFGLNEHNGDTSNELPLAATYIINTNGVIEYAFLDIDYRNRAEPSEITEFLRGM
- a CDS encoding cytochrome-c peroxidase; this encodes MKGKWIAYLGVASVLSITPAFQNMEKNPVEWVASSYELGIDDFASKAASFTEVVRMKDSVSLQSDFVELRNAFKRVEYLLAYADPEWHANFINGAPLPHLEPKTSGIVVLEPEGLQRMEELVYTDEMEWSVLLEKSKVLRDQTAQLKTFARHHNFDDRKIFEAVRLELIRTLAQGVTGFDTPGSDLAIAESAIALGAARDAILLYDDQLEKKDAAFASEFVEKWNGAVSFLEDNPDFDSFDRATFTVDYIEPLFQMTLTAQSILYIEFSDETSAGVESVNTRSKHIFSADLINPFFFTQMREGEYSPEKIALGKQLFFDPILSQNVQRSCASCHRPELAFTDGLPKSISLHFDGTVERNAPTLVNAALSPRFFYDLRTERLETQFDHVIFNPKEFNMTYSAIVERLSDSKEYRELFENAYGEGAQINKRNVETAIASFVVSLSAFDSPVDRWLRGEAEVSEGVKRGYNLFMGKAACGTCHFAPTFAGLVPPLFQDIETEVLGVPVDTMYSAMDPDMGRSEGIMKERSEIYNNSFKTLTVRNIKLTAPYMHNGVFTSLDQVMEFYNNGGGAGKGFEVPNQTLPFDSLSLNDAELADIIEFMEALTDLPENGTAPESLPKMDGRPEWNARKVGGVY
- a CDS encoding tetratricopeptide repeat protein: MPLSLPTHFQKITPLLTLFVLSLSVYSQSDYREVEREGFSEAMDSLIVESIEQLTDSISITDPQVAPLQQLRLYKKLSELYFENELFSEALKMVNLALDFQKGELKTHPIFIDFYLLAGKIELISRNLDAVISNADKAIELSIATKQPSLHAAGLALKGEAFEKTGDAEKSLQLQNKSLAIYLELNDTLGIATVYSHLGSVYEDLREEESALKYFLKSYELIAHTENELVPNVLNNLGDGYGRTKQYAESIAHYQAALQVAEQTHNLRELNASHEDISEILYESGDYEGAYKHLELAYLLEGQINELQNRRQINVLNAVHDTKERDSQIKLLQKKDDLNSIRQRTLLISIGALILLVVLYFLYLKKQQRTQIELREYREKLLSSEIEKQKIEESNLRLNIRSKTKALSSYSLHLSQKNNLLSDISHTLTELMRKLSVENRPHIKTLIKKIDHNIKSDSEWDDFKVYFEQIHPEFIQNLGKVASQPLTPADIRIAMLIRLNLTSKEIASILRVSPDSVRVSRHRLRKKLAIDHESSLVGFLAEI